A genome region from Cucurbita pepo subsp. pepo cultivar mu-cu-16 chromosome LG02, ASM280686v2, whole genome shotgun sequence includes the following:
- the LOC111788214 gene encoding uncharacterized protein LOC111788214 isoform X2, protein MINQILTASMTPRSPLRQLLQEQQEPFELEEYLFERDYSRKSFSRGSGSGFACSSGKFDNIMKFGKGFVEINKVLRNTCKKLVSINRKQQTKDLGKSGWILSVGCKRVAESENFLSPCSSRKKSSSFSRKDNKKTSSSKRRHHATSSTSNTFEAPEPCNLQILKGAAGKKVVSRSMKSRHENREAGSDSIIPARLNNNQLRNGIPLQKKVPDDSILSATLSELLLYSAAMEKPSGIETAELQELVTSNTTSQLLIFKRVIHQTKQLLFYCVGEVVEAHSKHGRHIDSEEARRLIHEKETTGKKANLSNSLNSDYLLSAAEWWDLKPQKQLIGAEIGALILEEIINEVVTELIDNQ, encoded by the exons ATGATAAATCAGATTCTGACAG CATCCATGACACCAAGATCACCGTTGAGACAGCTTCTGCAAGAGCAACAGGAGCCTTTCGAGTTGGAGGAGTACCTTTTCGAGAGAGACTATTCGAGAAAGAGCTTTAGTAGGGGCAGTGGCAGTGGCTTTGCTTGCAGCAGTGGAAAATTTGACAATATTATGAAGTTTGGAAAGGGATTTGTAGAGATAAATAAGGTGCTGAGGAATACCTGTAAGAAGCTTGTTTCCATCAATAGGAAGCAGCAAACTAAGGATTTGGGAAAAAGTGGATGGATTCTTAGTGTTGGCTGCAAGAGAGTTGCAGAATCAGAGAACTTTTTGTCTCCCTGCAGCTCCCGGAAGAAGTCCAGTTCATTTTCTAGAAAAGATAACAAAAAGACATCCTCTTCGAAGAGAAGACATCATGCTACTTCATCAACTTCAAACACTTTTGAAGCTCCAGAGCCCTGCAACTTACAAATACTTAAG GGTGCGGCAGGAAAAAAGGTCGTGTCTAGAAGCATGAAATCAA GACATGAAAACAGGGAAGCAGGGTCTGATTCGATAATCCCAGCAAGACTAAACAATAATCAATTACGGAATGGCATTCCTCTACAGAAGAAAGTTCCAGATGACTCCATTCTCTCGGCCACTCTTTCGGAATTACTTCTTTACTCCGCAGCAATGGAGAAACCGAGTGGTATTGAGACTGCAGAACTGCAGGAACTTGTAACATCCAACACTACATCTCAGCTCCTGATATTCAAAAGGGtaattcatcaaacaaagCAGCTTCTTTTTTACTGTGTGGGGGAGGTGGTGGAGGCCCATTCCAAGCATGGCAGGCACATAGATTCTGAAGAAGCTAGGAGGCTCATCCATGAGAAGGAAACCACTGGGAAAAAAGCAAACTTATCAAATTCACTGAACTCAGATTACTTGCTCTCAGCAGCAGAATGGTGGGATTTGAAGCCGCAGAAGCAGCTTATAGGAGCAGAGATTGGAGCACTCATTCTAGAGGAGATTATTAATGAGGTTGTTACTGAACTAATAGATAATCAGTGA
- the LOC111788214 gene encoding uncharacterized protein LOC111788214 isoform X1, translating to MFFHSLLAFQPFFFIASMTPRSPLRQLLQEQQEPFELEEYLFERDYSRKSFSRGSGSGFACSSGKFDNIMKFGKGFVEINKVLRNTCKKLVSINRKQQTKDLGKSGWILSVGCKRVAESENFLSPCSSRKKSSSFSRKDNKKTSSSKRRHHATSSTSNTFEAPEPCNLQILKGAAGKKVVSRSMKSRHENREAGSDSIIPARLNNNQLRNGIPLQKKVPDDSILSATLSELLLYSAAMEKPSGIETAELQELVTSNTTSQLLIFKRVIHQTKQLLFYCVGEVVEAHSKHGRHIDSEEARRLIHEKETTGKKANLSNSLNSDYLLSAAEWWDLKPQKQLIGAEIGALILEEIINEVVTELIDNQ from the exons atgtTCTTCCATTCTCTACTTGCATTTCaacctttcttcttcatagCATCCATGACACCAAGATCACCGTTGAGACAGCTTCTGCAAGAGCAACAGGAGCCTTTCGAGTTGGAGGAGTACCTTTTCGAGAGAGACTATTCGAGAAAGAGCTTTAGTAGGGGCAGTGGCAGTGGCTTTGCTTGCAGCAGTGGAAAATTTGACAATATTATGAAGTTTGGAAAGGGATTTGTAGAGATAAATAAGGTGCTGAGGAATACCTGTAAGAAGCTTGTTTCCATCAATAGGAAGCAGCAAACTAAGGATTTGGGAAAAAGTGGATGGATTCTTAGTGTTGGCTGCAAGAGAGTTGCAGAATCAGAGAACTTTTTGTCTCCCTGCAGCTCCCGGAAGAAGTCCAGTTCATTTTCTAGAAAAGATAACAAAAAGACATCCTCTTCGAAGAGAAGACATCATGCTACTTCATCAACTTCAAACACTTTTGAAGCTCCAGAGCCCTGCAACTTACAAATACTTAAG GGTGCGGCAGGAAAAAAGGTCGTGTCTAGAAGCATGAAATCAA GACATGAAAACAGGGAAGCAGGGTCTGATTCGATAATCCCAGCAAGACTAAACAATAATCAATTACGGAATGGCATTCCTCTACAGAAGAAAGTTCCAGATGACTCCATTCTCTCGGCCACTCTTTCGGAATTACTTCTTTACTCCGCAGCAATGGAGAAACCGAGTGGTATTGAGACTGCAGAACTGCAGGAACTTGTAACATCCAACACTACATCTCAGCTCCTGATATTCAAAAGGGtaattcatcaaacaaagCAGCTTCTTTTTTACTGTGTGGGGGAGGTGGTGGAGGCCCATTCCAAGCATGGCAGGCACATAGATTCTGAAGAAGCTAGGAGGCTCATCCATGAGAAGGAAACCACTGGGAAAAAAGCAAACTTATCAAATTCACTGAACTCAGATTACTTGCTCTCAGCAGCAGAATGGTGGGATTTGAAGCCGCAGAAGCAGCTTATAGGAGCAGAGATTGGAGCACTCATTCTAGAGGAGATTATTAATGAGGTTGTTACTGAACTAATAGATAATCAGTGA